The Desulfovibrio sp. JC010 genomic interval GTAGTAAAAAGAAGAATCGAGACCCCTGACGGCGACTTCCTTGATATCGACTGGCACCTTGCAAGCAGTTCCCGCCTTGCTGTCATTGCCCACGGCTTAGAAGGCAACTCCCGCAGACCGTACGTTCTCGGCATGGCCCGCGCCCTTGTTCTGGCCGGCTGGGATTGCATCACCTACAATTTTCGCGGCTGCAGTAACGACATGAACAGAAAACCCGGTATGTACCACAGCGGAGACACCCGGGATCTGCACACCGTTCTTGAATACGGCCTTGATCATGGAATTTACGAAAGTGCCGCCCTTGTCGGCTTCAGCATGGGCGGAAACCATGTACTTAAATATCTGGGAGAAAACCCTGACCAAGTTCCGGCCAAAGTAAGGCGGGCCATCGGCATCTCCGTGCCCTGCGATCTGGAAGCTTCGGCTGTGAAACTCTGTGAAAAATCCAATTTCATTTACAACACTTATTTTTTGCGATCATTGAAGCAGAAAGTAAAAATGAAAAACAAACAATTTCCGG includes:
- a CDS encoding YheT family hydrolase, which gives rise to MPLLQSPPYKPKFPLNSGHIQTIYPRLFRKVSLPPVVKRRIETPDGDFLDIDWHLASSSRLAVIAHGLEGNSRRPYVLGMARALVLAGWDCITYNFRGCSNDMNRKPGMYHSGDTRDLHTVLEYGLDHGIYESAALVGFSMGGNHVLKYLGENPDQVPAKVRRAIGISVPCDLEASAVKLCEKSNFIYNTYFLRSLKQKVKMKNKQFPELYPLDKLPSIKNIIDFDNAYTAPVNGFADATDYYRQSSCKQFLNNIKVPSIILSAKDDPFLTPECYPVQEAEKSQILSLQMPEFGGHVGFADIPMEKQLWSEDRTVRFLNT